The Suricata suricatta isolate VVHF042 chromosome 16, meerkat_22Aug2017_6uvM2_HiC, whole genome shotgun sequence genome contains the following window.
tgggtagctcagtcagttaagtgtcagactcctgattttggcccaggttatgatcccCCTgttggctcatgagtttgaatgTAATAAATATGGGGAGAGCTTTGATCCAAGCGCCAACCTTATTACACATTAGAGTTTACATGTGGGAGAGAATCCTtctaaatataatgaatgtgggaaaatacTTAGCAAATCCTCCAATGTCAGTGATCAAAAGAAGATTTGTGTGGGGAAAACCCCATACACATGCAGTCAACCTGGGAACATGCTTAGTCCGTCGTCAAGACTGCATACAAACAAGACAATCCATACTGGGCAGAAAGGTTACATTTGTGaggagtgtggcaaagccttcaacTGGCACTCAGCAGCAATTCAACCTCAGCAAGTGCACAGTGGAGACAACCTTTACAAATGTGCAGAATGTGGTAAAACGTTAAATTATGGCTCATCAGTAAACGGACATAGACTAATTCGTACTGGAGAGAAACTCTACACACATGGAAAATGTGGGATGGTCGTTACCCAACACTCTCCTCTTACCgaacatcaccgaatccataccGGAGGGAAACCTTacgaatgtaatgaatgtggcaaggcctttaagtCGTCCTCAGCCTTTAATcaacatcaccgaatccatactggagagaaaccttaccaaagTAGCAAATGTGGCAAGGCGTTTAACTGGCCATCAGTACTTATTCAACATCACTGAACCTATattggagagaaaccttaccaatgtcaagaatgtggcaaggcctttaactGGCCCTCAGAACTTCATCAACCTCACCgcattcatactggagagaaaccttatcaATGTAATGAATGTTGCAAGTCCTTTTCCATGTGCTCGTACCTTACTAGACATCAGAGAATCCATACAGCAGAGAAACCTTAACAATGTaaacaatgtggcaaggcctaTCTGCTGCCCTCATGCCTTAATCAACATCACCAAATCCAACCTAGAGAGAAGCCTCACCAATGAaaacaatgtggcaaggcctttctcCGATACTCACATCTtactcaacatcacagaatttaTAGTAGATTAAAAACCATACCAATGTAAAAGATGAAGTAAGGTCTTTAATCATTCTTCAACCTTTACTCATTATCACAGGTTTCATATTGGAGCAAATCTTCCAAACTTAAGGAATGTGAGGAAAGTTTTGTGGACTGCTCACCCCTTATTTCCCATTGGAAAACTTATACTGGAGACAAACCACTGAACACTCAACAATGTGGCACGGCTTTTAAGCAATGCTACATCCTGACTCCTGCTCAGAGAAGGAATACTGGGGAGGGTTTTGCAAATATAAAGAATTTCAGAAGCCTGTGAATCAGAGGTGAAGCTTCCTtctacatcacagaattcatactggagaaaaaacTTAAACTATAAAGAATGTGGTAAAACCTCTATGACTGCTCAACCCTACTCAGGATCACAGACTTCATACTGAggagaaacattacaaaaataaaggatGTGTCCAGCCTATAGCTGGAGCTCACAACTTGCTCCACGTCACACTAACTTACAACATAGAAAGTCACATGCGGATCAAATTGCAGTGCTTACAAGTGGAAATTGATCTTTATTCAATATCTGAAAATGCACATGAGATTTTTGATCCTACAGACATAAAAAATGAGGCAAGGCCTTCATATTAAACATACACATTAGCAAACACCAGACAGTGCAGAAAAGAAGGTAACTTGGcagacataaatatttagaaaaatatataattgaacaTCATATGTCAATGAATGTCGCAGAATTCACCTTGGAAATTTGTATATCAGTTTCTATTCAGATGTACATCAAAATTCTGAtgttaagaaataatacaaagttaaacatGATGTATATGCTATTATGCCTCAAAAGAGTAAATGGATTAGTTTttgtaatgttgatttttgagatagagagaaagacagcaggagtgtggggggtgggggaggtgcagagagggaggaagacagagaatctgaaacagttccaggctcttaactgtcagcacagagcccgacagggggcttgaacccacaaactgcaagaacgCTATCTGGGCCAAAGCTTCATCTTCACCAACTGATCCACACAGGTGACCCTAAAAGGACCAATTTTTGTGTAGATATAATTAATTTCTGTCTGTGTGCTCTTTTTTGTCACATCAACCCTATCTGACAGTTGTGATGagaaaatattagtatatttctACTCTCAAAATACTTCCAAAATGCATTACCTCTGAGTGGTTTTGGAAAATTATGTGGCTGATTATTGATGCAGCAGAGATATGACATGTCCTTCTTCACTAGGTGTAACTCATGCCTCATTCTTCATGGAAGATGAAGGGCAACATAGCacacaataataaagaaaacgtACATAAAGATGCTGCTGTTGGTGAAGACACTGATTCAAGTTGTCATGAAAGAAGTGTTCAAAACATCATTCTTTTCCCGGTATTAAGACAAAAAAACCTGGTTgaatatcacaaataaaataatttcccacTAGTTTTTAAGCCAAAAAGAGGTGGCAATGTAGTGAAACACTGGTGTAATTTTCCTACAGCAATAGTCAAAGAATGTCAGTTGATGTGATTGGAATGATGAAATCCTCAGAGAGATTAGAAAGACCAT
Protein-coding sequences here:
- the ZNF56 gene encoding putative zinc finger protein 56; this translates as MLSPSSRLHTNKTIHTGQKGYICEECGKAFNWHSAAIQPQQVHSGDNLYKCAECGKTLNYGSSVNGHRLIRTGEKLYTHGKCGMVVTQHSPLTEHHRIHTGGKPYECNECGKAFKSSSAFNQHHRIHTGEKPYQSSKCGKAFNWPSVLIQHH